GGATGTAGCGGAGCTCACCAGCCAGAGGCCAGTACCAGGGGAGGGGGTCAGGGCGGTCTGCCAGATCCTCGTGGTGCAGCATCTCAAAGCCGGAGTCGTGGATGGCGGCAATACCCTCAGAGATCTTGCACATGTTGGAGATACCATCACCCTGCTCGATACCCAGTCGGATCTCACGGTGATGGaggttgtcgttgtcgtagTCGTCGGTCATGAGCCACTCGTAAACACCAAAGACACCACCGGGCTTGAGGACACGGAAGATCTCGCTGTAGATCCCCTTGAGGGTAGGGGCGTGGACAGTAGCCTCGATAGCGTAGACGGCATCGAAGCTGTTGTCAGGGAAAGACATTTGCTGCGAGTGAGTTAGCCAATGCTGGTCTCAAGAGACGTCCAGGAACTGCATACCATGAAGTCTCCCTTGACAAAGGTGAGCTGGTTGGACAGACCCTCCTTGAAGGCGTAGTGGGTGGCACGCTCGATCTGGTAGTCGTTGTTGTTCAGGCCGGTGATGTGAGCGCCAGTGAACTTGGCGATCTCGCGAGCGGGGCCACCAACACCGCAGCCGACATCAAGGACCTTCATACCTTCCTTGATGCCGATGTGGTGGGCGAGGTAGTGCTCATGACGGGCGATGGCCTGGTAGAAAGGCTCGCCAAGGGAGTATCGGCAGAAGTGGAAGGACTGGCCCCAGCCGTACTCGTATAGGTCGGTCGCGAGGTTGTAGTAGCTGTCGGCCACATGTTAGCACAAAGTGGCGTGGGAGGAGGCGGGCTAGAATGACGCCGCGAAAGAGAGACAGAGGAAACAATGGGCATCACTTACTGTCGTGTCAAGGTGGCGTACTCAGCGGTACGGGCCTGAGTGTTATGTTAGTCCCCGCCATTCAGGAGAGAGGGGCAGAGTGGTTTCATACAGCGCGCTCCTCAGCAGTCTCGTTCTCAGCGGGCTTGTTGTCCCAGTGCTTAAAGTACTCGTCGACAGCGGCCTGCTTAGCAGAACCGCCCTTTCGGAACATGGCAGCGACACCACCTCGAGCCTGAGCAGAGGAGCCGTGCATGGCCTTGTTGAACTCGGCATCGCGCTTGTGGTCCTCGCGCTCGAGGTTGGAGGCGGTCGATGAAGCAACCATGTTGAATGTGAGGGAGAAGGTTGAAAGGGAGGGAAAAACAACAGCCGGCAAGCAAGAGAAAGATTAAAAGGGTTGAGAGGGCGATCAAAAGTCAATCAATTGAAAGAGCTTAAAGTTGAGAAAGGGAACAGCGTTGGTTTTAAACGTCGACGGGCAACGCAGCGACGGCAATGTCGACAAATTTCAGGGCCCTCCCCTGAACTGGGCCATTCATCTGCATCCAATCTCAATCGCGAATTGAACAGCAACCGGGCGCTATACCAGATGTGGATTAGAGCCCCTGTCTATCGCTTGGGGTGTCGGGGGCGTTTTTTGGGTCTGGGCAACTGCATCGCACTCGAGGCACCTGCGTGCCTGTGATACATCCCCACACGACTTCAGCGTTTTGGCGGGCAAGAGCAGAGCTTGCACATGCTTCCGGTGCGAAGCAGGGTCGCTGATTCGGCGTCGCACCCACTGGAGGGCAGCCACCCCGGCACCCGAGTCGCTTGGTTCCGGGGGCTCTGGGCGGTGAGAGTGCAGTTTGCAGTTGTTAAGGAGCAAATCGGGCTGTGCCAATTTGCGAGAGACCCACGATACGAATACGAAAGCGCTGAGTGCCTTAAACGAAAAAGACGACTGCGCGTTTACTTGGACAACATCTCGGCATCAACTCGCCAAGCAAGATTGACGATGGATCGTGGCGATGGTTCCCGGTTATGATAGATGAGATTCACTTATGCTTGACACCCTCACGATGAAACTCCTTTTATGACGAGTTGCGTCGTGTTGATCAATGTCTCCTGGGCTCGTTTTCGTACCTGACATCTAATCTAGCAACTGGTCGGATATATCCACTTGAGTGCCAACGTAGTCCAACTCCGGATCTACAAGGTATGATCCGTCTGGAGTAACTAGAAGATGATGTCTGCACCTTGGATCACGTATCTATCCGATACTCTCCGTCCCAAACGGTTTGTCTCTCCGTTACCCTGGTTCAGAATACAACTCCGGAGATGGCACGGAGATGGacaaaaattattattaagaaatgaGGTTGAATGAGCCAATTCATCGGAAACAAGGTCCAGTTGGGCTGCCGTTGCTGCTTCCTTTTCCGGGCATTAGGGTGAAATGCCGAGACTTATCGATAAGGTAAGCGCCCCTCAGCCCAATGGCGGCCAACTCCGGGTCTGCAGCTGCATGCCTGAGGTCATTGTTACGCTTACATAAGGTGGCGGGTGACTGAATTTCTCAAGTCCTGCCCTGCGCGCCGCAACTCCAAAAGAACCCCGGCGCCCCATCACGATAATCACCCGGCCGCCTTTGCGCTTTCATCACTCCACCTATTCGCGATGCCGCCTCAGATCAAGCAGGACCTCAACCGCTCAGGATGGGAGTCGACCGACTTCCCGTCCGTCTGCGAGACGTGTCTGCCTGAGAATCCCTACGtcaagatgatcaaggaAGATTACGGTGCGGAATGCAAGTTGGTAAGTAAGACCATATTATTTTCTCGCGTTTTCGCGTAGAGACAATGTTAACTCATCTTGAACCAGTGTACCAGACCCTTTACCGTCTTTGCATGGAGCGCCACCCGCGCCCATGGCCGTAAGAAGAGGACAAACATCTGCCTGACCTGCGCGCGACTCAAGAACTGCTGCCAATGCTGCATGCTCGATCTTTCGTTCGGTCTTCCAATCGTCGTACGAGATGCCGCCCTCAAGATGGTCGCCCCGGGTCCGCAGTCCGATATCAACCGAGAATACTTTGCCCAGAACAATGAGAAGCTCatcgaggagggcaaggctgGAACAGAAGAGTACGAGAAGACGGACGAGAAGGCGCGCGAGCTGCTGCGCCGACTCGCCAACAGCAAACCATACTTCCGAAAGGGCAAG
The window above is part of the Fusarium falciforme chromosome 3, complete sequence genome. Proteins encoded here:
- a CDS encoding Sterol 24-C-methyltransferase, which encodes MVASSTASNLEREDHKRDAEFNKAMHGSSAQARGGVAAMFRKGGSAKQAAVDEYFKHWDNKPAENETAEERAARTAEYATLTRHYYNLATDLYEYGWGQSFHFCRYSLGEPFYQAIARHEHYLAHHIGIKEGMKVLDVGCGVGGPAREIAKFTGAHITGLNNNDYQIERATHYAFKEGLSNQLTFVKGDFMQMSFPDNSFDAVYAIEATVHAPTLKGIYSEIFRVLKPGGVFGVYEWLMTDDYDNDNLHHREIRLGIEQGDGISNMCKISEGIAAIHDSGFEMLHHEDLADRPDPLPWYWPLAGELRYIQSVGDVFTIVRMTTWGRTIAHGLAGLLETLRLAPPGTKKTADSLALAADCLVAGAKEHLFTPMYLMVARKPAA